The DNA window GATGAACCGGAAAAATGTTATCCGCACGCTCACCGTGGTTGCGGTGGTGTTGTTGCTGGGTTGGTCCTTCTACTACTTCAGTGACGACACGCGCGGTTTCAAGCCCGTCGATACCTCTGTCGCGATGTCCCAGATCAGCAGCGACAACGTCAAGAGCGCCCAGATCGACGACCGTGAGCAGCAGCTTCGGCTCGAGCTGAAGAAACCCAACAGCGACACCCAGGACAGCGACAAGATCATCACCAAGTACCCCACGGGGTACGGAGTGCAGCTGTTCGACGCGTTGAGCGCCAAGAACGCCAAGATCAACACCGTCGTGAACCAGGGCAGCATGTTGGGCTCGCTACTCATCTACCTGCTCCCGCTACTGCTGCTCGTCGGCTTGTTCGTGATGTTCTCCCGCATGCAGAGTGGCGGCCGGATGGGCTTCGGCTTCGGCAAGTCCAAGGCCAAGCAGCTGTCCAAGGACATGCCCAAGACCACGTTCGCCGATGTGGCCGGTGTCGACGAGGCTGTCGAGGAGCTCTACGAGATCAAGGACTTCCTGCAGAACCCGACGCGGTATCAGGCGCTCGGCGCCAAGATCCCCAAGGGCGTGCTGCTCTACGGTCCGCCGGGCACCGGTAAGACGCTGCTGGCCCGCGCGGTCGCGGGTGAGGCCGGGGTTCCGTTCTTCACGATTTCAGGTTCGGACTTTGTCGAGATGTTCGTCGGCGTCGGCGCCTCCCGTGTGCGCGACCTGTTCGAGCAGGCCAAGCAGAACAGCCCATGCATCATCTTCGTTGACGAGATCGACGCCGTCGGACGGCAGCGCGGCGCAGGACTCGGCGGTGGCCACGACGAACGCGAGCAGACACTGAACCAGCTGCTCGTGGAGATGGACGGCTTCGGCGAGCGTGCGGGCGTCATCCTGATCGCCGCGACCAACCGGCCGGACATCCTTGACCCTGCGCTGTTACGGCCCGGCCGCTTCGACCGTCAGATCCCGGTCTCCAATCCCGACCTGGCAGGTCGTAGGGCCGTGCTCAAGGTGCATTCGCAGGGCAAGCCGATCGCGGACGACGCCGACCTCGACGGGCTGGCCAAGCGGACGGTCGGCATGTCCGGCGCCGATCTGGCCAACGTGATCAACGAAGCCGCGTTGCTTACCGCCCGCGAGAACGGCACCGTCATCACCGGCCCTGCGCTGGAGGAGGCCGTCGACCGCGTCGTCGGCGGGCCGCGGCGCAAGGGCCGCATCATCAGCGAGCACGAGAAGAAGATCACCGCCTACCACGAGGGCGGCCACACGCTGGCGGCATGGGCGATGCCCGACATCGACCCGATCTACAAGGTGACGATCCTGGCCCGTGGGCGCACCGGCGGACACGCGATGTCGGTCCCCGAGGACGACAAGGGCCTCATGACCCGCTCGGAGATGATCGCGCGACTGGTGTTCGCGATGGGCGGCCGGGCCGCGGAGGAACTGGTGTTCCGCGAGCCGACCACCGGCGCGGTCTCCGACATCGAGCAGGCCACCAAGATCGCCCGCGCAATGGTCACCGAGTACGGCATGAGCAGCAAGCTGGGTGCGGTGCGGTACGGAACCGAGCACGGCGACCCGTTCCTGGGGCGCACCATGGGCACCCAGGCGGACTACAGCCACGAGGTTGCGCAGATCATCGACGACGAGGTCCGCAAGCTGATCGAGGCCGCGCACACCGAGGCCTGGGAGATACTCACCGAATATCGCGATGTGCTCGACATTCTGGCAGGCGAGCTGCTGGAGAAGGAGACGTTGCACCGCGCCGAGCTGAAGGCGATCTTCGAGGATGTAAAGAAGCGTCCGCGCCTGACCATGTTCGACGACTTCGGTGGCCGCATCCCCTCGGACAAGCCGCCGATCAAGACGCCGGGCGAGCTGGCGATCGAACGTGGAGAGCCCTGGCCCAAGCCGGTGCCCGAACCCGCGTTCAAGACCGCCATCGCGGCGGCCAGTAGGGCCGCGGAGGCCACCAAGGTCGCCGACGCCGGTAAGAACGGCGCAAATGGCAACGGTGCCAACGGAACCGCAGCGCCAACCCAACCGGACTACGGTGCTCCCGCGGGCTGGCACGCTCCCGGGTGGCCCCCGCAGCCGAACCAGCAGCAGCCGAACCAGCAGCATCCCCAGCCGCAGGGTTATTGGTATCCGCCACCAAATCCGCCCGGCTGGCACAACCCAAATGTCGCAGGCGGGGCTCCGCAGCCCTATCCCCCGTATCAGCCCTACCCGCAGCCCGGCCACCCACCTCAGGGGGGCCAACCGAACCCGAACGATGAACCGGGTCAGGAGAACGGTCGGCATAACCCGCACGGCTGACAGGCTTGCAGGGTCATAGGAGGCTTCAATGACGCAGTCGCAGAACAACTCTGTCAAATTCGAACCCGGAGTGTTCGACCAACCGCGCGCGGAGGCGGCGGTGCGCGAGTTGCTGATCGCGGTGGGCGAAGACCCTGACCGGCATGGCCTGGAGGAAACCCCGGCCCGGGTCGCGCGCGCCTACAAGGAGTTGTTCGCGGGCCTGTACACCGACCCGGACACGGTGCTGAACACCACCTTCGACGAACAGCACGACGAATTGGTGATCGTCAAACAGATACCGATGTACTCCACGTGCGAACACCACCTGGTGTCGTTCCACGGGGTGGCGCATGTCGGCTACATCCCCGG is part of the Mycolicibacterium tusciae JS617 genome and encodes:
- the folE gene encoding GTP cyclohydrolase I FolE; amino-acid sequence: MTQSQNNSVKFEPGVFDQPRAEAAVRELLIAVGEDPDRHGLEETPARVARAYKELFAGLYTDPDTVLNTTFDEQHDELVIVKQIPMYSTCEHHLVSFHGVAHVGYIPGEDGRVTGLSKIARLVDLYAKRPQVQERLTAQIADALMRKLNPRGAIVVVEAEHLCMAMRGVRKPGAVTTTSAVRGQFKTDSVSRSEALDLILRK
- the ftsH gene encoding ATP-dependent zinc metalloprotease FtsH, which gives rise to MNRKNVIRTLTVVAVVLLLGWSFYYFSDDTRGFKPVDTSVAMSQISSDNVKSAQIDDREQQLRLELKKPNSDTQDSDKIITKYPTGYGVQLFDALSAKNAKINTVVNQGSMLGSLLIYLLPLLLLVGLFVMFSRMQSGGRMGFGFGKSKAKQLSKDMPKTTFADVAGVDEAVEELYEIKDFLQNPTRYQALGAKIPKGVLLYGPPGTGKTLLARAVAGEAGVPFFTISGSDFVEMFVGVGASRVRDLFEQAKQNSPCIIFVDEIDAVGRQRGAGLGGGHDEREQTLNQLLVEMDGFGERAGVILIAATNRPDILDPALLRPGRFDRQIPVSNPDLAGRRAVLKVHSQGKPIADDADLDGLAKRTVGMSGADLANVINEAALLTARENGTVITGPALEEAVDRVVGGPRRKGRIISEHEKKITAYHEGGHTLAAWAMPDIDPIYKVTILARGRTGGHAMSVPEDDKGLMTRSEMIARLVFAMGGRAAEELVFREPTTGAVSDIEQATKIARAMVTEYGMSSKLGAVRYGTEHGDPFLGRTMGTQADYSHEVAQIIDDEVRKLIEAAHTEAWEILTEYRDVLDILAGELLEKETLHRAELKAIFEDVKKRPRLTMFDDFGGRIPSDKPPIKTPGELAIERGEPWPKPVPEPAFKTAIAAASRAAEATKVADAGKNGANGNGANGTAAPTQPDYGAPAGWHAPGWPPQPNQQQPNQQHPQPQGYWYPPPNPPGWHNPNVAGGAPQPYPPYQPYPQPGHPPQGGQPNPNDEPGQENGRHNPHG